A genomic region of Melopsittacus undulatus isolate bMelUnd1 chromosome 5, bMelUnd1.mat.Z, whole genome shotgun sequence contains the following coding sequences:
- the LOC117436221 gene encoding histone H4 produces the protein MSGRGKGGKGLGKGGAKRHRKVLRDNIQGITKPAIRRLARRGGVKRISGLIYEETRGVLKVFLENVIRDAVTYTEHAKRKTVTAMDVVYALKRQGRTLYGFGG, from the coding sequence ATGTCTGGCAGAGGCAAAGGCGGGAAGGGGCTCGGCAAGGGCGGCGCCAAGCGCCACCGCAAAGTGCTGCGCGACAACATCCAGGGCATCACCAAGCCGGCCATCCGTCGCTTGGCTCGGCGTGGCGGCGTGAAGCGCATCTCGGGGCTCATCTACGAGGAGACTCGCGGTGTGCTGAAGGTTTTCCTGGAGAACGTGATCCGCGACGCAGTCACCTATACCGAGCACGCTAAGAGGAAGACTGTGACGGCCATGGACGTGGTCTATGCTTTGAAGCGCCAGGGACGCACACTCTACGGTTTCGGCGGCTAA
- the LOC115946709 gene encoding histone H3, with amino-acid sequence MARTKQTARKSTGGKAPRKQLATKAARKSAPATGGVKKPHRYRPGTVALREIRRYQKSTELLIRKLPFQRLVREIAQDFKTDLRFQSSAVMALQEASEAYLVGLFEDTNLCAIHAKRVTIMPKDIQLARRIRGERA; translated from the coding sequence ATGGCACGCACGAAGCAGACGGCGCGTAAGTCCACGGGCGGGAAGGCTCCCCGCAAGCAGCTGGCGACCAAGGCGGCCCGCAAGAGCGCGCCGGCCACGGGCGGCGTGAAGAAGCCGCATCGGTACCGTCCCGGCACGGTGGCGCTGCGCGAGATCCGGCGCTACCAGAAGTCGACGGAGCTGCTGATCCGCAAGCTGCCCTTCCAGCGCCTGGTGCGTGAGATAGCGCAGGACTTCAAGACCGACCTGCGCttccagagctctgctgtgatGGCGCTGCAGGAGGCGAGCGAGGCCTACCTGGTGGGGCTCTTCGAGGACACCAACCTGTGTGCCATCCACGCTAAGCGCGTCACCATCATGCCCAAGGACATCCAGCTGGCGCGGCGCATCCGCGGCGAGCGCGCCTGA